In the Clostridia bacterium genome, ATGAAGGTCGCGGAGACCGACGCCGACGTCGCGGCGCTGCTGCGCGAGTGCGACTTCCTTGTCGACGGCCCGTTCATCCTCGCGGAACGCTCGCTCGAGCTTCTCTACCGCGGCAGCGAGAACCAGCGCATCCTCGACATGAAGAAATCCCTCGCTGAAGGCAAGGCCGTCTGGGCGGAGGAATACAGAGACTAAACCTTCTGATCGTTGCAGAGATTGTAATATATGCCTTTTTCAGCCAGAAGCTCGTCGTGAGTGCCGGATTCCGCAAGGCGTCCGCCGCTCAGGACGAGTATTTTGTTTGCTTTCTTTATTGTCGAGAGACGGTGCGCGATGACTATGATGGTGCGCGTTCCGGCAATGTTGGATATCGCGCGCTGTATGTTGCTCTCCGTCTCGGTGTCGACGGCGCTCGTCGCTTCGTCGAGCACGAGTATCGGCGAATCGCGCAGTATCGCTCTCGCGATCGCGATGCGCTGTTTCTGACCGCCGGAAAGACGTGTTCCGCGCTCGCCTATCTGGGTGTCGTAGCCGTCCGGAAGCGACGTTATGAAGTTGTGTATGCACGCGGTCTTGGCGGCTTCGACGATTTGGTCATCGGTAACGCCGTTCGCCGCATATGCGATGTTTTCGCGCACGGTGCCGTTGAATAGAAAAACGTCCTGAAGCACGTAGCTCAGATTGTCGCGCAGCGAATCGAGCTTCATATCGCGCAGGTCGATGCCGTCCATGGTGACGGAGCCCTCTTTGGGGTCGTAAAACCTCGCGATGAGCGACGACATGGTCGTTTTGCCCTCGCCGGTCGCGCCGACGATCGCGAGCATTTCGCCGGCCTTCGCGGTGAATGAAACGTCGGTCAGGACGGGGATCTCGTCGTAATACGAGAATGAAACGTGATTGAAGCTGATTTCTCCGGTGAGTCTTCCGACGTCCACGGCGTCGGGCGAATCCTTGATCTCCGGCTCGGTCTCAAGCACCTCGAAAACGCGCTCCGCGCCGGCGATTCCGTGCTGCAGATCTTCAAGGATGCGGGCGAAGCCCGCGACCGGCGCGTAAAACTGCGCCAGATAGAGTATGAACGTGACAAGCTCCGATATTTCGAGGCCGGACCTGTAAGCGTATATCGAGCCGAGGATAAGTACGATTATCGTTCCGAGCGAGGTGAGCAGTTCGACTATGGGGTGCATGACCGCGGAATTGAAAAGCGCGCGTATCAGCGCGTTCGCGTGGGCCTGCGACTTGCCGCGGATGTTTTCGAGCTCCTGCTCCTGCTTGTTGAAAATCTGTATCTCCTTCATACCGGAGAAGTTGTCCTGCAGCTGTGCGCTCAGCTCGGAATTCATTTCCTGTCCCTTGCGGAAATAACGGCGCATCCGGCGCAGGATAAACGAAGAAACGCCTACGAAGGGCAGGGGAATGCAGGTGTAAAGCGTAAGCACCGGATTTATCGTCAGCAGTATTACGAAGACGCCGACGAACGTGATGATATACGAAATGATATCGGGTATCGCATGCGCGAAAAGGGTCTCGAACGTCGACGTATCGCTGACAACGCGCGCCATCAGTCCGCCGGTCTGCTTGTCGTGAAAATAGCGCATCGAGAGCTTCTGGTAGTGCGCGTAGAGTATGGTACGCACGTGGGCGACGAGGTTCCACGACGCTTTATGCCCGTAATACTGATTGAGAAACTTCATAAACGCGCGCAGCAGATAGAACATCAGCAGCATCATGCACCACTTGACTATGGTGACGATGATATCGTCGTTCAGTCCGAGCTCTATATAGTGTATAACGCGCTTTGTGATGAGCGGCGTGTAGAGGTTTATCGCCGTGGCTCCGAGCAGACCGATGACAGCGAGAATGAGATATTTCCTCCACGGCTTTGTCATTTTGAAAAGCTTGATGATGTATTTCAAAAGAAGCCCCCTTATACTCCGCGTTTCTTGCAAACAGTTGCGAGTACACACGCTTCGCACTTCGGGCTTCTCGCGGTGCAGACGGCTCTGCCGTGCAGCACGAGGCGGTGACAGAAGTTGTTCTGCTCCTCGGGCGCTATCGCTTCGCGGAGCGCGTCCTCGACCTTGCGCGGATCCTTGGAGTCCGCGAGTCCGAGGCGGTTGGAGATGCGTATGCAGTGCGTGTCCGTGACGACGGCGGGCTTGCCGTAGACGTCGCCGAGGATCAGGTTGGCGGTCTTTCTTCCGACGCCGCGGAGCGTCAGCAGGTCGTCCATGTTATCCGGCACCTTCCCGCCGTAGACCTCGACGAGCCGGCGGCACATCTCGATTATATCCACCGCCTTCGTCTTGTAAAGCCCGCAGGACTCGATATACCCCTCGAGCTCGTGAACGTCCGCCTCCGCGAACGCCTGCGGCGACGTGTAGCGCGCGAAAAGCGCGGGCGTGACAATGTTCACGCGCGCGTCGGTGCACTGCGCCGCGAGCCGCGTGGAAATAAGCAGCTCGTAGTCCTTTTCGTATTCGAGGGAGCACTCCGCGTCGGGGTATTCCGCCTTGAGCAGCTCGGTTATTCTTTTGCCGTTTCGTTTATTCATACAAACCACCCGTATTTATAATAATAAAATTCGGCATAAAAAGCAATTATTTTTTTCTTGAAATTCGAATTCGCCGGCAGTATAATTATAATAGCATAAATTTTAGCGGATGAAAGCGGGAAAGTAAAATGAGCAGGAAGTTTGACTCCATCGGATTTGTTGAGAAGTACGATCACGAGGTCGGCGCCGCGATGGCCGCCGAGCTCGACAGACAGAGAGAAAACATCGAGCTTATCGCTTCGGAAAACTTCGTTTCGGAAGCGGTCCTTGCCGCGATGGGCACGGAGCTCACCAACAAGTACGCGGAGGGCTATCCCGCGAAGCGCTACTACGGCGGCTGCGAGAAGGTTGACGTTGTCGAGAATCTCGCGATCGAGCGCGCCAAAAAGGTTTTCGGCTGCGACCACGTCAACGTCCAGCCGCACTGCGGCGCGACGGCGAACACCACCGTCTACTTCGCGCTGCTCGAGCCGGGCGACACCATCCTCGGCATGAGTCTCGACCACGGAGGACACCTTTCGCACGGTTCGCCCGTCAACATCAGCGGCAAATATTATAACGTAGTTTCCTACGGCGTCGACCCCGTCACGCATTACATAGACTATGACGAGGTCCGCCGCCTCGCGCACGAGCACAAGCCGAAGCTCATCGTCTGCGGCGCCTCCGCGTATCCGCGGAAGATAGACTTCGCGGAATTCAGACGCATCGCGGACGAAGTCGGCGCGTATCTTATGGCGGATATCGCGCACATAGCCGGACTCGTCGCTGCGGGCGAACACGAGAGCCCCGTTCCGTACTGCGACGTTGTCACCACCACCACTCACAAGACGCTCCGCGGACCCCGCGGCGGCATGATAATGTGCAGGGAAGAGCTCGCGAAAGCGATCGACAAGGCGATATTCCCCGGCACGCAGGGCGGCCCGCTCATGCACATAATCGCGGCGAAGGCCGTCTGCCTCGGAGAAGCGCTCACGCCGGAATTCAAGGCGTACCAGCACCAGATAATCCTGAACGCGAAGGCGCTCGCCGCCGCCCTTATCGAAAAGGGCTTCGACCTCGTCAGCGGCGGAACGGATAACCACCTTATGCTCATCGACCTGCGCCCGTTCCGTATCACCGGCAGGGATATGGAAAAGCGCCTCGACAGCGTACATATCACCGCGAACAAAAACGCGATCCCGAACGATCCCGAATCCCACTTCGTGACCAGCGGAATCCGCGTCGGCACTCCGGCCGCCACCTCGCGCGGCATGAAGGAAGACGACATGCGCGAGATCGCGGAGCTTATCTACCTGACCGCCGCCGAATACGAAACGAAGGCGGACGAGATCAGAAGCCGCGTCGCCGCTCTGACGGCGAAGTATCCGCTTTACGAATAAGCGGCGAAACAGTCAAAACGCGCACCGCGTGCGCAAAATATATTTTCAG is a window encoding:
- a CDS encoding ABC transporter ATP-binding protein, which gives rise to MKYIIKLFKMTKPWRKYLILAVIGLLGATAINLYTPLITKRVIHYIELGLNDDIIVTIVKWCMMLLMFYLLRAFMKFLNQYYGHKASWNLVAHVRTILYAHYQKLSMRYFHDKQTGGLMARVVSDTSTFETLFAHAIPDIISYIITFVGVFVILLTINPVLTLYTCIPLPFVGVSSFILRRMRRYFRKGQEMNSELSAQLQDNFSGMKEIQIFNKQEQELENIRGKSQAHANALIRALFNSAVMHPIVELLTSLGTIIVLILGSIYAYRSGLEISELVTFILYLAQFYAPVAGFARILEDLQHGIAGAERVFEVLETEPEIKDSPDAVDVGRLTGEISFNHVSFSYYDEIPVLTDVSFTAKAGEMLAIVGATGEGKTTMSSLIARFYDPKEGSVTMDGIDLRDMKLDSLRDNLSYVLQDVFLFNGTVRENIAYAANGVTDDQIVEAAKTACIHNFITSLPDGYDTQIGERGTRLSGGQKQRIAIARAILRDSPILVLDEATSAVDTETESNIQRAISNIAGTRTIIVIAHRLSTIKKANKILVLSGGRLAESGTHDELLAEKGIYYNLCNDQKV
- the nth gene encoding endonuclease III, with the protein product MNKRNGKRITELLKAEYPDAECSLEYEKDYELLISTRLAAQCTDARVNIVTPALFARYTSPQAFAEADVHELEGYIESCGLYKTKAVDIIEMCRRLVEVYGGKVPDNMDDLLTLRGVGRKTANLILGDVYGKPAVVTDTHCIRISNRLGLADSKDPRKVEDALREAIAPEEQNNFCHRLVLHGRAVCTARSPKCEACVLATVCKKRGV
- a CDS encoding serine hydroxymethyltransferase, coding for MSRKFDSIGFVEKYDHEVGAAMAAELDRQRENIELIASENFVSEAVLAAMGTELTNKYAEGYPAKRYYGGCEKVDVVENLAIERAKKVFGCDHVNVQPHCGATANTTVYFALLEPGDTILGMSLDHGGHLSHGSPVNISGKYYNVVSYGVDPVTHYIDYDEVRRLAHEHKPKLIVCGASAYPRKIDFAEFRRIADEVGAYLMADIAHIAGLVAAGEHESPVPYCDVVTTTTHKTLRGPRGGMIMCREELAKAIDKAIFPGTQGGPLMHIIAAKAVCLGEALTPEFKAYQHQIILNAKALAAALIEKGFDLVSGGTDNHLMLIDLRPFRITGRDMEKRLDSVHITANKNAIPNDPESHFVTSGIRVGTPAATSRGMKEDDMREIAELIYLTAAEYETKADEIRSRVAALTAKYPLYE